The DNA segment ACAATCCATCATTGTAGGTTAAGAATCGTCTGTAGTATTGCCTTTCTGAACAAAGATACAAATATACCAGAAGTTCTGACCTAGGTTGATAAGAGGTATTGACATGTTTACCATAGGGCTTTTGCTGTGGATGTGAACTTATGTAAAATATCTAGAAACCAACAGGATATGTTTATGGACCTTTACTGGTTGGGGCATCCAGTTCACCCCAACTGTAAATCCCATGCAAATCTGTAGGTATGTCTCGGGAAAGCGGTACATCACAGCTGTCTGGGTAAAGCAGGAAGCCTGAGAAAGTGCTAGTGGACTCACTGTTGGCATACATACCATTACTGTTTACGTCCTTCACTTGGAGCCACACTTCATCACCCATGTTCAGATGCAGGACCACCTCCTGAGAGGCTGTGCCGAGGTTGATCAACTCGGTGCTTTTTACAACAGGTTGGAAGTTGTGGAACATACCCACTTTGAGTGCTTTACTGAAGACTACCAAATGGTAGCTGAAGACATAGGTGCCATTAACAGGGGCCTTGTAGACACCCGTAGTGGGGTTGAAGTGAAACTGCATGTTATAAATGACAGAGGTGAAGGGAACAGGCATGTCTGGCAGAGGGTAAATGTCACCCAGTCTTGCTGAGAAACCTGACTGGATGGCAGGAGAGCAGGGACCAGGAGGACCCTTCATTCCTTCATCTCCTTTCTCACCTTTTAGACCATCTACTCCTGCAAGACCATGAGGGCCAACTTCCCCCTTTTCACCCTTCAGCCCTGAAGGCCCCTGAATTCCAGCGGCACCTTTGTCCCCATCCTTGCAGTGGCACGCACCCTGCTCTCCTTGGTCCCCTTTATGTCCATCTAAGCCTGGGACTCCAGGTTTACCAGCTTCACCCGTATCTCCTTTCTGGCCTTTTGTCCCAGAGATTCCTGCTACCCCTGGGAGGCCTCTCGGACCAACGATTCCTGGCAAACCAGTTTCTCCTGGAGGCCCTTGAGTAGACTGACATGAGGCAGGACACTGCCCAGGTTCTCCTTGAGGCCCTTGGTTTCCTGGCctcccatccatacccatatccCCTTTATCACCTGAAGCACAAGGGTCGGCCCAACAGTCAGAATGCTTGG comes from the Salminus brasiliensis chromosome 23, fSalBra1.hap2, whole genome shotgun sequence genome and includes:
- the LOC140546205 gene encoding uncharacterized protein; the protein is MSKSWVPKLKWAFMGLLASLALSSGMMIGERGNAGIFTPPPPGSPDSPIPPEEILKSFEPYPPQNDSRLPEHNNHPMAQGGTPQIRGGALMPIDDYQMLPMSMPSDYPQLPKGSPYQRTVPGLNDTQGSPDSPDLTYCNMILEAPIPPTADQVPWFCTCALCKGGSKGPKGDKGERGLPGQPGSPGRRGLTGPQGLPGFTGHQGIKGQKGDEGAKGDQGPMGFMGRKGEHGLKGDKGDMGMDGRPGNQGPQGEPGQCPASCQSTQGPPGETGLPGIVGPRGLPGVAGISGTKGQKGDTGEAGKPGVPGLDGHKGDQGEQGACHCKDGDKGAAGIQGPSGLKGEKGEVGPHGLAGVDGLKGEKGDEGMKGPPGPCSPAIQSGFSARLGDIYPLPDMPVPFTSVIYNMQFHFNPTTGVYKAPVNGTYVFSYHLVVFSKALKVGMFHNFQPVVKSTELINLGTASQEVVLHLNMGDEVWLQVKDVNSNGMYANSESTSTFSGFLLYPDSCDVPLSRDIPTDLHGIYSWGELDAPTSKGP